A single window of Leishmania panamensis strain MHOM/PA/94/PSC-1 chromosome 35 sequence DNA harbors:
- a CDS encoding hypothetical protein (TriTrypDB/GeneDB-style sysID: LpmP.35.6130): protein MDVDRPVHKPNWRLYYLLDLIPPTTSRQVKWNFRKVTLRHHYYQAYLVLYNRSRKYLYDSIGEDAYGFISSGTWGPLVPVLGAVGTVVVYSLVLLVEVALLIFFFVFLAVKDDNYISWNWEFILLPLMIFVTIMIAVSVVALAVNVITPRTYEEGMSKIDRLSPVGNLFAAVCYFCIPFVFFTQIRNGAQLSRGFYLQYMSMPILGDIFYYATSLIWRWPRRVRLQAEVDNIRPSSVIYYGIFSMAFLNMACGVAQWVLIGLKLDGRLNHSWYIIFIPFCVRAGLRVAEAYLRSLMKYTIGVRMDTGVAFDTVGSFFSNGILLISLYFVAVRLERGREKVRLLHALIPVYSTLAWIFLCLIVTMIMQLILYRHHSREERRINSQWTPPQDKDDEATKTLGGTDTSDSAPVRFFKTMQRNWDDVDVATASLTTYPPGLDNHSDSEEYEDFVTDEEEPVFTEAVEQRLQAPSDRHRSDDGEVAYRGKTPISNQDDSSGYGASRRTTSTAQRARDAPQRAAHSASDRDVRGASSRRPTPRRQTPDVYSGMPASAISGEEDYTEVTTYMDERTAGSDTYEDATYSNSYTYTDQTTYFDQGADYTSENQVESHTRSSSYSSVSSSFSSVTSYTSKNAVTRR, encoded by the coding sequence ATGGACGTCGACAGGCCGGTGCACAAGCCCAACTGGAGGTTGTACTACCTTCTCGACCTCATTCCACCGACGACGTCGCGGCAAGTGAAGTGGAACTTTCGCAAGGTCACCCTGCGGCATCATTACTATCAGGCCTACCTTGTTCTGTACAACCGCAGTCGCAAGTACCTGTACGACTCCATCGGCGAGGATGCGTACGGGTTCATCTCCAGCGGAACATGGGGACCGCTCGTCCCTGTCCTCGGAGCCGTTGGCACTGTGGTTGTGTACTCGCTCGTGCTcttggtggaggtggcgcttttaatcttcttctttgtcttcctTGCAGTGAAGGACGATAACTACATTTCGTGGAACTGGGAGTTTATTTTATTGCCACTCATGATCTTTGTGACAATCATGATCGCGGTCTCTGTCGTTGCCCTCGCGGTGAACGTCATCACGCCGAGGACGTACGAGGAAGGGATGTCCAAGATAGATCGCCTCTCCCCCGTTGGCAACCTCTTCGCCGCTGTGTGCTACTTCTGCATCCCGTTTGTGTTTTTCACCCAGATCCGCAATGGCGCTCAGTTGAGTAGAGGATTCTACCTGCAGTACATGAGCATGCCCATCTTGGGTGACATTTTCTACTATGCCACCTCCCTCATCTGGCGCTGGCCGCGTCGGGTGCGGTTGCAAGCGGAGGTCGACAACATCCGCCCGAGTTCTGTGATTTACTACGGCATCTTTTCCATGGCCTTCCTAAACATGGCCTGCGGGGTCGCGCAGTGGGTGCTCATTGGCTTGAAGCTGGACGGGCGACTGAACCACTCGTGGTACATCATCTTTATCCCATTTTGCGTTCGCGCTGGCCTCCGTGTTGCCGAGGCCTACCTGCGCAGCTTGATGAAATATACTATCGGTGTCCGCATGGACACCGGGGTGGCCTTCGACACCGTGGGCTCCTTCTTCTCGAACGGCATTTTGCTCATTTCACTCTACTTCGTCGCCGTTCGCCTTGAACGCGGCCGCGAGAAGGTGCGCTTACTGCATGCGTTGATCCCTGTCTACAGCACCCTTGCCTGGATCTTCCTGTGCCTGATTGTGACGATGATCATGCAGCTTATTCTTTACCGTCACCACAGTCGCGAGGAGCGCCGTATAAACAGCCAGTGGACACCCCCGCAAGACAAGGACGACGAGGCGACAAAGACGCTCGGCGGCACGGACACCTCCGACTCTGCCCCAGTCCGCTTCTTTAAGACGATGCAGCGCAACTGGGATGATGTGGATGTCGCCACGGCGTCGTTGACCACCTACCCACCAGGCTTGGACaaccacagcgacagcgaggagTACGAGGACTTCGTGACGGACGAGGAAGAGCCGGTGTTCACAGAAGCGGTGGAACAGCGGTTGCAAGCGCCATCCGACAGACACCGCAGTGACGATGGCGAGGTCGCCTATAGGGGCAAGACGCCCATCAGTAACCAGGATGACTCTAGTGGCTATGGGGCATCGCGGCGCACGAcctcgacggcgcagcgcgccCGTGACGCTCCgcagcgcgcagcacacagcGCATCCGACCGTGACGTGAGAGGCGCGTCGAGTCGTCGCCCCACACCAAGACGCCAGACGCCGGATGTCTACTCAGGCATGCCCGCTAGTGCTATATCGGGCGAGGAGGACTATACGGAGGTTACAACGTACATGGACGAGCGGACAGCAGGGTCAGACACATATGAAGACGCCACATATTCGAACAGCTACACTTACACGGACCAGACGACGTACTTCGACCAAGGGGCTGACTACACGAGTGAAAATCAGGTAgaatcacacacacgcagcagctcctaCTCATCCGtgtcctcttctttttcctcaGTCACTTCTTATACCTCCAAGAACGCGGTGACTAGGAGGTAG